The Nocardioides pantholopis genome window below encodes:
- a CDS encoding sulfite exporter TauE/SafE family protein, which yields MGPLEAAAIALAGMAAGTINTVVGSGTLITFPTLLAFGVPPVTANASNTIGLVPGSISGAVGYRRELVGQRGRVLRLGAASLLGGIVGAVLLLVLPPDAFETIVPVLIGVGVVLVAAGPRISRWVASRPRDPDAVRRDAWWVTPASGLSGVYGGYFGAAQGVILMGILGIGVEESMQRLNAVKNVLAGLVNAVAGLIFAVVADIDWWVVLLIGLGAIVGGQIGATVGRRLPPTVLRVVIIVVGLVALASFLR from the coding sequence GTGGGACCGCTCGAGGCCGCCGCGATCGCCCTCGCGGGGATGGCGGCCGGGACGATCAACACAGTCGTGGGCTCCGGGACCCTGATCACGTTCCCGACCCTGCTGGCCTTCGGCGTCCCGCCGGTCACCGCGAACGCCTCCAACACGATCGGGCTGGTCCCGGGCTCGATCTCCGGTGCCGTCGGCTACCGGCGCGAGCTCGTCGGTCAGCGCGGCCGCGTGCTCCGGCTCGGCGCCGCGTCCCTGCTCGGCGGCATCGTCGGCGCGGTGCTGCTGCTGGTGCTCCCGCCGGACGCGTTCGAGACGATCGTCCCGGTCCTGATCGGGGTCGGGGTCGTCCTGGTGGCGGCCGGCCCGCGGATCTCCCGGTGGGTCGCGTCGCGGCCCCGTGACCCCGACGCGGTCCGCCGCGACGCGTGGTGGGTGACTCCCGCCAGCGGCCTGAGCGGTGTGTACGGCGGCTACTTCGGCGCCGCGCAGGGGGTGATCCTGATGGGCATCCTCGGCATCGGGGTCGAGGAGTCGATGCAGCGCCTCAACGCGGTCAAGAACGTGCTCGCCGGGCTCGTGAACGCGGTGGCCGGCCTGATCTTCGCCGTGGTGGCGGACATCGACTGGTGGGTGGTGCTGCTGATCGGGCTCGGCGCGATCGTCGGCGGCCAGATCGGCGCCACCGTCGGCCGGCGACTGCCCCCGACGGTGCTGCGCGTGGTGATCATCGTCGTCGGCCTGGTCGCGCTGGCGTCGTTCCTGCGCTGA
- a CDS encoding helix-turn-helix transcriptional regulator, translating to MADAPSPTARALRALEILRTRPVTTAEELAERLGVTERAARRYVAILREAGVPVESARGRYGGYRLGRGTRLPPVVFTQAEALALVMAVLDGHPAATGAGDGTGDGAGDIVGAALGKVVRALPEAVGREAAALREHASAAPDRQSARPDPALASELVAATADHRRVLLAYRSGSGAEWEAEVDPWAVVVRHGRWYLLCRSHRADAVRTYRLDRIRAVERTRQAFDPPADLDPVATLEEHLGLGWEFDTRVVFDAPLAEVAPWVRPPMGRLSATGSGCVLVGSTGNPAMYAQEWLAAVPFPFTVEGGPELREAVSRVAARLGAAVGAAPLSAGTTPARPGRRR from the coding sequence ATGGCCGACGCCCCTAGCCCGACCGCCCGGGCCCTGCGGGCCCTGGAGATCCTCCGGACCCGCCCGGTCACCACGGCCGAGGAGCTCGCCGAGCGGCTGGGGGTCACCGAGCGCGCCGCGCGCCGGTACGTCGCGATCCTGCGCGAGGCGGGGGTCCCGGTGGAGTCCGCCCGCGGCCGGTACGGCGGCTACCGGCTCGGACGGGGAACCCGACTGCCTCCGGTCGTGTTCACGCAGGCGGAGGCGCTGGCGCTGGTGATGGCCGTGCTGGACGGGCACCCCGCCGCGACCGGGGCGGGTGACGGGACGGGTGACGGGGCTGGTGACATCGTCGGGGCAGCGCTGGGAAAGGTGGTCCGGGCGCTGCCGGAGGCGGTCGGCCGCGAGGCGGCGGCGCTGCGCGAGCACGCGTCGGCGGCGCCGGACCGGCAGTCCGCCCGCCCGGACCCCGCCCTGGCCAGCGAGCTCGTGGCGGCGACCGCCGACCACCGCCGGGTGCTGCTGGCCTATCGCAGCGGGTCGGGCGCCGAGTGGGAGGCCGAGGTGGACCCGTGGGCGGTCGTCGTCCGCCACGGCCGGTGGTACCTGCTGTGCCGCTCGCACCGGGCCGACGCCGTCCGCACCTACCGCCTGGACCGGATCCGTGCGGTCGAGCGGACCCGGCAGGCGTTCGACCCGCCCGCGGACCTCGATCCGGTGGCGACCCTGGAGGAGCACCTCGGCCTCGGCTGGGAGTTCGACACCCGGGTGGTCTTCGACGCCCCGCTCGCCGAGGTGGCGCCGTGGGTCCGGCCGCCGATGGGCCGCCTGAGCGCGACCGGGTCCGGCTGCGTGCTGGTCGGCAGCACCGGCAACCCGGCGATGTACGCGCAGGAGTGGCTGGCGGCCGTGCCGTTCCCGTTCACGGTGGAGGGCGGACCGGAGCTGCGGGAGGCCGTGTCGCGGGTCGCCGCCCGGCTCGGCGCCGCCGTCGGGGCCGCCCCACTCAGCGCAGGAACGACGCCAGCGCGACCAGGCCGACGACGATGA
- a CDS encoding alpha/beta fold hydrolase has protein sequence MDMLLIAGLWLDGSAWDPVVPALRELGHQPVPLTLPGQGDGRAGATLDDQVAAVLAAVAAAPEPPLVVGHSAAGTLAWLAADAGPDAVAGVVLIGGFPSADGERYADFFPTEGGVMPFPGWEPFEGPDTADLDEEARRAMAAAAIPVPEGVTRGAVRLSDPRRHDVPVVLVCPEFTPAQAREWIDGGDLPELAAARRLELVDLDSGHWPMFTRPVELARVLSEAASRSM, from the coding sequence ATGGACATGCTGCTGATCGCGGGTCTCTGGCTCGACGGGTCCGCCTGGGACCCGGTCGTCCCGGCGCTGAGGGAGCTCGGCCACCAGCCGGTGCCGCTCACGCTGCCGGGGCAGGGCGACGGCCGAGCCGGGGCCACCCTCGACGACCAGGTCGCGGCGGTCTTGGCCGCGGTGGCCGCCGCCCCGGAACCGCCGCTGGTGGTCGGCCACTCGGCCGCAGGCACCCTGGCCTGGCTCGCGGCCGACGCCGGCCCGGACGCCGTGGCGGGCGTCGTGCTCATCGGTGGGTTCCCGTCCGCGGACGGCGAGCGGTACGCCGACTTCTTCCCGACCGAGGGCGGCGTGATGCCCTTTCCCGGCTGGGAGCCGTTCGAGGGCCCCGACACCGCCGACCTCGACGAGGAGGCCCGGCGTGCGATGGCGGCCGCCGCCATCCCGGTCCCCGAGGGCGTCACCCGCGGGGCCGTGCGGCTCTCCGACCCGCGCCGCCACGACGTCCCGGTCGTCCTGGTCTGCCCGGAGTTCACGCCGGCCCAGGCGCGGGAGTGGATCGACGGCGGCGACCTCCCCGAGCTGGCCGCGGCGCGGCGCCTGGAGCTGGTCGACCTCGACTCCGGCCACTGGCCGATGTTCACGCGGCCCGTCGAGCTGGCCCGGGTGCTGTCCGAGGCGGCGTCCCGATCGATGTAA